A genomic region of Sandaracinaceae bacterium contains the following coding sequences:
- a CDS encoding ATP-binding protein, producing the protein MTTHRRNLPVLVATVAVACALTAAWFWLGQAEARQSAERTERDARQASLRLSDFVTARLVAVESIRRIREAGLMDEEATFVRSATIVQNELGGYLAINWIAPDGTIVWVSPAERNAAARGRNVFRHPQASPAAREAERTRRPSATPPIPLFQGIAGFATYYPVIVEGELIGFVNGVFDIRGLVEASLEEGILEAHELRITTDEGALVHETPGFEAASAERPVGRGDMDVVGGRWQLALVQNDATAHVSMARHVFLAVGLLLTLLCAALGVRILSRRERQKQLEREQRELAELVAASRDLHALLDRDGAAIRANDAAQFWLEGKARFGDHVDDRDAWQAALAGAFAGTPQRLELRLGPDAAQYDVSLQPLGDDSRAVALHAKDDRERRRLEDDLRRAQKLEAIGRLAGGIAHDFNNLLTAVTGLATVARSDPRLPEELAEDMDAIVGAAERGSDLTRKLLAFARTDPAEPDRVVDLGEQIRGLRRLLRQLVREDVSLSVSCPSTPLWVSIAPSQLEQIALNLVVNSIDAIEGHGHVDVRVEPAGDGVALIVEDDGAGMTEDVRERVFEPFFTTKAPGKGTGLGLASVYGIARARGGSVTIDSAPGEGTRVQVSFPRVEAPPTVAPTPSITPEPREHGALVLLAEDEPSVRATTSRILRLAGFEVLEAENGRVALDLLERSSKPPDVLVSDVIMPEMRGPELALAVRERCPDIGIVLCSGYVGDALEGPEFETLGAELVAKPYRPSELLDAIERVRPPATGAVASA; encoded by the coding sequence GTGACCACCCACCGCCGAAACCTGCCCGTGCTCGTCGCGACGGTCGCGGTGGCGTGCGCCCTCACGGCCGCTTGGTTCTGGCTGGGTCAGGCCGAGGCCCGACAGAGCGCCGAGCGAACCGAGCGCGACGCGCGTCAGGCGTCGCTCCGGCTCTCCGACTTCGTCACCGCGCGCCTCGTCGCGGTCGAGTCCATCCGGCGCATCCGGGAGGCCGGGCTGATGGACGAAGAGGCCACCTTCGTCCGGAGCGCCACGATCGTGCAGAACGAGCTGGGCGGCTACCTCGCGATCAACTGGATCGCGCCCGACGGAACCATCGTGTGGGTGAGCCCCGCCGAGCGGAACGCGGCCGCGCGCGGCCGAAACGTATTTCGCCACCCCCAGGCGTCCCCCGCCGCTCGCGAGGCCGAGCGGACGCGGCGACCGAGCGCGACCCCGCCCATCCCGCTCTTCCAGGGCATCGCAGGCTTCGCGACCTACTACCCGGTCATCGTGGAGGGCGAGCTGATCGGGTTCGTCAACGGCGTCTTCGACATCCGCGGGCTCGTCGAGGCGAGCCTCGAGGAGGGCATCCTCGAGGCCCACGAGCTGCGCATCACCACCGACGAGGGGGCGCTGGTGCACGAGACGCCCGGGTTCGAAGCCGCGTCGGCGGAGCGTCCGGTCGGCCGCGGCGACATGGACGTCGTCGGGGGGCGCTGGCAGCTCGCGCTCGTCCAGAACGACGCGACCGCGCACGTGTCGATGGCGCGCCACGTCTTCCTCGCGGTCGGGCTGCTGCTGACGCTGCTCTGCGCCGCACTCGGCGTCCGCATCCTGTCGCGGCGAGAGCGTCAGAAGCAGCTCGAGCGCGAGCAGCGAGAGCTGGCGGAGCTGGTCGCGGCGAGCCGAGATCTCCACGCGCTGCTCGACCGCGACGGCGCCGCCATCCGGGCGAACGACGCGGCTCAGTTCTGGCTCGAAGGCAAGGCGCGGTTCGGCGACCACGTCGACGACCGGGACGCCTGGCAAGCGGCGCTCGCGGGGGCGTTCGCCGGGACGCCGCAGCGCCTGGAGCTCCGACTCGGCCCCGACGCCGCCCAATACGATGTGTCCCTTCAACCCCTCGGCGACGACAGCCGCGCGGTCGCGCTTCACGCCAAGGACGACCGGGAGCGGCGCCGCCTCGAGGACGACCTTCGCCGCGCCCAGAAGCTCGAGGCGATCGGCCGGCTCGCGGGCGGCATCGCGCACGACTTCAACAACCTCCTGACCGCGGTGACCGGCCTGGCCACCGTCGCGCGCTCGGACCCGAGGCTGCCCGAGGAGCTCGCCGAGGACATGGACGCCATCGTGGGTGCGGCCGAGCGGGGCTCGGATCTGACGCGAAAGCTGCTCGCGTTCGCCCGCACCGATCCCGCCGAGCCCGATCGCGTGGTCGACCTCGGCGAACAGATCCGAGGGCTGCGCCGCTTGCTGCGGCAGCTGGTGCGCGAGGACGTCTCGCTCAGCGTGTCGTGCCCCTCGACGCCTCTCTGGGTCAGCATCGCGCCGTCGCAGCTGGAGCAGATCGCGCTCAACCTCGTCGTCAACTCGATCGACGCCATCGAGGGGCACGGGCACGTCGACGTGCGGGTCGAGCCGGCCGGGGACGGCGTGGCCCTCATCGTCGAAGACGACGGCGCCGGCATGACCGAGGACGTGCGGGAGCGGGTCTTCGAGCCCTTCTTCACCACGAAGGCGCCGGGCAAGGGGACGGGGCTCGGGCTCGCCTCGGTCTACGGCATCGCGCGCGCGCGCGGCGGGAGCGTGACCATCGACAGCGCCCCGGGCGAGGGCACCCGGGTCCAGGTCTCGTTTCCCCGCGTCGAGGCGCCGCCCACCGTGGCCCCCACCCCGTCCATCACCCCCGAGCCGCGCGAGCATGGCGCGCTAGTGCTCCTCGCGGAGGACGAGCCCAGCGTACGCGCGACCACCAGCCGCATCCTGAGGCTCGCCGGCTTCGAGGTCCTCGAGGCGGAGAACGGGCGCGTCGCGCTCGACCTGCTCGAGCGCTCCAGCAAACCGCCGGACGTCCTCGTCAGCGACGTCATCATGCCCGAGATGCGCGGCCCCGAGCTGGCGCTGGCGGTGCGTGAGCGCTGTCCCGACATCGGTATCGTGCTCTGCAGCGGCTACGTGGGCGACGCCCTCGAGGGCCCGGAGTTCGAGACCTTGGGGGCCGAGCTGGTGGCCAAGCCCTACCGCCCGAGTGAGCTGCTCGACGCGATCGAGCGCGTCCGGCCTCCGGCCACCGGCGCGGTCGCGAGCGCCTGA
- a CDS encoding tetratricopeptide repeat protein → MAKRGKLPKPKDASEAFENIEQPTLKWRTIAIIVVAFVVLWVTAFMIQGYDEDGVFGWVVIGVVGALTVAAIGFGIYVWRLTRKSRGIVDILSQATDEEGRKRALAQLEQGDSSDALNALARAQLVARERPADAMKILEDIDLGKAPAVVQDDVRANLGFLYLMNGRAKDARKLADDLRLDRQPNAKAKAMYAAVAAEAFARTGKADEAAKLIETYPADDPEYGEVGAMLLRAQVYTHLASKKRGLAQQSMRALAKADANMLAPFLGKGVRPELQQMAKKALKSVGLAPKQKMQVQRRF, encoded by the coding sequence GTGGCGAAACGAGGCAAGCTCCCCAAGCCGAAGGACGCCAGCGAGGCCTTCGAGAACATCGAACAGCCGACGCTGAAGTGGCGGACCATCGCGATCATCGTGGTGGCCTTCGTCGTGCTCTGGGTCACGGCGTTCATGATCCAGGGCTACGACGAGGACGGGGTCTTCGGCTGGGTCGTCATCGGCGTGGTCGGCGCGCTCACCGTCGCGGCCATCGGCTTCGGCATCTACGTCTGGCGCCTGACCCGCAAGTCGCGCGGCATCGTCGACATCCTGTCGCAGGCCACCGACGAGGAGGGCCGCAAGCGCGCCCTCGCGCAGCTGGAGCAGGGGGACAGCTCCGACGCCCTGAACGCGCTCGCCCGCGCGCAGCTCGTGGCGCGCGAGCGGCCCGCCGACGCCATGAAGATCCTCGAGGACATCGACCTCGGCAAGGCCCCGGCCGTGGTGCAGGACGACGTGCGGGCCAACCTCGGCTTCCTCTACCTGATGAACGGGCGGGCCAAGGACGCGCGCAAGCTCGCCGACGACCTGCGGCTCGACCGGCAGCCGAACGCCAAGGCCAAGGCCATGTACGCCGCGGTGGCGGCGGAGGCGTTCGCGCGAACGGGCAAGGCGGACGAGGCGGCCAAGCTGATCGAGACCTACCCGGCGGACGACCCGGAGTACGGCGAGGTCGGCGCGATGCTCCTGAGGGCGCAGGTCTACACGCACCTCGCCAGCAAGAAGCGCGGCCTCGCGCAGCAGTCGATGCGGGCGCTCGCCAAGGCCGACGCCAACATGCTCGCGCCCTTCCTGGGCAAGGGCGTGCGGCCGGAGCTCCAGCAGATGGCGAAGAAGGCGCTGAAGTCGGTCGGGCTCGCGCCGAAGCAGAAGATGCAGGTCCAGCGCCGGTTCTGA
- a CDS encoding protein kinase — MSLWRRLFGGGAPEPEPPETRDSAPPEPEIELRAPDDPELILERLGDDPSARVVDAEVLAQIERLRQQGREARAIDLVRRVLAHHPERLVLHQRVAELLASRGDDEGAGRLLTPFLDSTDAPLELWMLGAEIAERRGDETGALALYERVMARDLDYPRARARVRRLREGERKQADVGATLMADGALTRGRYRVERELGRGGAGTVFLAEDLSLGRKVALKVYHRRGRSERVRLLVEARTPARLQHPGIVRVFDIDETLAAIAMERVLGGSVRQEIDKGALPAARVLRWLLTGAEALAHVHAADVVHRDIKPSNMLLRADDRVVLTDFGVACEPGHVAPSAAAEGTLKYMAPEQRAAAPADLPMDVHAFGVAAREILEHVSTERPEVLDELVGACLRVDPKRRPDARWLVETLSPLAGPLPAG; from the coding sequence GTGAGCCTCTGGAGGCGGCTCTTCGGCGGCGGAGCGCCAGAGCCCGAGCCCCCCGAGACGCGGGACTCCGCGCCCCCCGAGCCGGAGATCGAGCTGCGGGCCCCGGATGACCCGGAGCTGATCCTGGAGCGCCTGGGGGACGATCCGTCGGCGCGCGTGGTCGACGCGGAGGTGCTCGCGCAGATCGAGCGGCTGCGGCAGCAGGGCCGGGAGGCGCGCGCCATCGATCTGGTGCGTCGGGTGCTCGCCCATCACCCCGAGCGGTTGGTGCTCCACCAGCGGGTGGCGGAGCTGCTCGCCTCACGCGGCGACGACGAGGGCGCGGGGCGGCTGCTCACGCCGTTCCTGGACAGCACGGACGCGCCGCTCGAGCTGTGGATGCTCGGGGCCGAGATCGCCGAGCGTCGCGGCGACGAGACGGGGGCGCTGGCCCTCTACGAGCGGGTGATGGCCCGGGATCTCGACTACCCGCGCGCGCGGGCCCGGGTGCGGCGCCTGCGCGAGGGGGAGCGGAAGCAGGCCGACGTCGGCGCCACGCTGATGGCCGACGGCGCGCTGACCCGCGGTCGGTACCGGGTCGAGCGCGAGCTCGGGCGAGGGGGGGCCGGGACCGTATTCCTCGCCGAGGACCTGTCGCTCGGGCGAAAGGTCGCGTTGAAGGTGTATCACCGTCGAGGCCGATCGGAGCGGGTGCGCTTGCTCGTCGAGGCGCGCACGCCCGCGCGTCTGCAGCACCCGGGCATCGTGCGGGTGTTCGACATCGACGAGACGCTGGCCGCGATCGCGATGGAGCGGGTGCTCGGCGGCTCGGTGCGCCAGGAGATCGACAAGGGCGCGCTCCCCGCGGCCCGCGTGTTGCGCTGGCTGCTGACGGGGGCCGAGGCGCTCGCCCACGTGCACGCGGCGGACGTGGTGCACCGCGACATCAAGCCCTCGAACATGCTGCTCCGCGCGGACGACCGCGTCGTGCTGACCGACTTCGGGGTCGCGTGTGAGCCGGGTCACGTCGCGCCGTCGGCCGCGGCCGAGGGCACGCTGAAGTACATGGCGCCCGAGCAGCGCGCGGCGGCCCCGGCCGACCTCCCCATGGACGTGCACGCCTTCGGCGTGGCGGCCCGGGAGATCCTCGAGCACGTGTCCACCGAACGGCCCGAGGTGCTGGACGAGCTGGTCGGGGCGTGCCTCCGCGTCGACCCGAAGCGGCGGCCCGACGCGCGCTGGCTCGTGGAGACGCTGTCGCCGCTTGCCGGCCCTCTGCCCGCGGGGTAA